A region of Panicum virgatum strain AP13 chromosome 8N, P.virgatum_v5, whole genome shotgun sequence DNA encodes the following proteins:
- the LOC120685147 gene encoding uncharacterized protein LOC120685147 gives MKESSCHNAKLEAYCNAKLEAVRRLKFKFDGLELNHIASKYNEEADKLAKIAFGWTTIPPNVFVRDLAKPSVDFKNPAEATRAAPEPSGATTAEPSAKDPSVEESEAMDTETEISSADGAEAMEIDEAPPSRDWRTQYLDWMIREIQPSDRAQALPGEPTLLS, from the coding sequence ATGAAGGAGTCCAGCTGCCACAACGCAAAattggaggcatactgcaacgcaAAATTGGAGGCAGTACGTCGCCTCAAATTCAAGTTCGACGGTCTCGAGCTAAACCACATCGCGAGCAAGTACAATGAGGAAGCGGACAAATTGGCCAAGATCGCATTTGGGTGGACCACCATTCCCCCGAACGTCTTCGTCCGCGACCTCGCCAAGCCATCCGTCGATTTTAAGAACCCAGCGGAAGCCACCAGAGCAGCACCCGAACCCTCGGGAGCTACGACCGCCGAGCCCTCGGCCAAAGACCCCTCGGTGGAGGAGTCCGAGGCCATGGACACAGAAACCGAGATCTCCTCTGCGGACGGGGCTGAAGCGATGGAGATTGACGAGGCCCCGCCTTCACGTGACTGGCGcacccagtacctcgactggatgatccGAGAGATCCAACCCTCAGACCGCGCTCAGGCGTTGCCAGGTGAGCCAACTCTTTTGtcttga